One Fulvia fulva chromosome 8, complete sequence DNA window includes the following coding sequences:
- a CDS encoding Sugar transporter STL1, producing MDQLSGYRVASKLSKQRLLLAINSVCALSIFFFGYDQGMMGGVNNARNYIDLMKFGYVSESGDPVIIDSLLQGGSIKTIALGAIWAILGAGLQCSAMNANWMICARAVNGIGTGILNAIVPVWATETAEHTSRGQFIAIEFTLNIFGVVVAYWLEFGLSFIDDGRSPIRWRFPIAFQIIPLLVLLGIVWFFPESPRWLVKVGRDEEARYILGRLRGEDEEGTVKADAEFHDIKNIVIHERKTANRNSYFSMLFGIGAGKLHTARRVQLVVWLQIMQEWIGIAGVTIYAPTIFRIAGFSSEKSQWISGLNNIFYMFSTLVCVFTLDRIGRRWTLYWGSVGMGIAMFLAGGMARAGINATAAGNASAASAYGAAAASFVFIFTSIFGATWLTVPWLYPAEIFPLEVRAKGNAWGVVGWSIGNGWLTLLCPVMFNAIGEKKLYIFGACNVITIPMVWALYPETNGRTLEEMDLLFAADTPWVWDAERNFKRLKEENPDLVQAARRGASVVDPEAGMKKIEETHVVKEEVAK from the exons ATGGACCAACTCTCCGGCTACCGCGTAGCCTCCAAACTCTCAAAGCAACGCCTTCTCCTCGCCATAAACTCAGTATGCGCCCTCTCCATCTTCTTCTTCGGCTACGACCAAGGCATGATGGGTGGAGTCAACAATGCGCGCAACTACATAGACCTCATGAAATTCGGCTACGTCTCCGAATCCGGCGACCCAGTCATCATCGACTCCCTGCTCCAAGGCGGATC GATTAAGACGATTGCGTTGGGCGCTATTTGGGCAATTTTGGGTGCCGGTCTGCAGTGTTCTGCTATGAATGCCAATTGGATGATTTGTGCGAGGGCGGTTAATGGGATTGGGACGGGGATATTAAATGCGATTGTGCCGGTTTGGGCGACGGAGACGGCGGAACATACGAGTCGAGGGCAATTCATTGCGATTGAGTTTACGCTCAATATCTTTGGGGTTGTGGTAGCGTACTGGTTGGAGTTTGGACTCAGTTTCATTGACGATGGGAGGAGTCCGATCAGATGGAGGTTCCCGATTGCGTTCCAGATCATTCCGTTGTTGGTGCTGTTGGGGATCGTGTGGTTCTTCCCGGAGTCGCCGAGGTGGTTGGTCAAGGTGGGACGGGATGAAGAGGCGAGATATATCCTTGGGAGATTGAGAGGTGAGGACGAGGAGGGAACTGTAAAGGCCGATGCGGAGTTCCATGATATCAAGAACATCGTCATTCACGAGCGGAAGACTGCGAACCGGAACAGCTACTTCTCCATGCTCTTTGGCATTGGTGCGGGCAAGCTGCACACAGCACGAAGGGTGCAGTTAGTCGTCTGGCTGCAGATCATGCAAGAGTGGATCGGTATTGCTGGTGTCACGATCTATGCGCCTACCATCTTCCGGATTGCAGGCTTCAGCTCCGAGAAGAGTCAGTGGATTAGCGGCTTGAACAACATCTTCTACATGTTCAGCACCCTGGTTTGTGTTTTCACGCTCGATCGAATCGGCAGACGTTGGACGCTTTATTGGGGATCTGTTGGCATGGGCATCGCCATGTTCTTGGCTGGTGGCATGGCTCGTGCTGGGATCAATGCCACCGCAGCTGGCAACGCATCTGCTGCCAGCGCGTATGGTGCAGCGGCGGCGTCCTTCGTCTTCATCTTCACCTCCATCTTCGGCGCCACTTGGTTGACTGTCCCTTGGTTGTACCCGGCCGAAATTTTCCCTCTCGAAGTACGAGCAAAGGGCAATGCATGGGGTGTGGTGGGTTGGTCCATCGGAAACGGCTGGCTGACTCTGCTGTGTCCGGTCATGTTCAACGCCATCGGCGAGAAGAAACTTTACATCTTCGGAGCTTGTAACGTGATTACGATCCCGATGGTGTGGGCACTGTATCCTGAGACGAACGGCAGAACCCTCGAAGAGATGGATCTGTTATTTGCTGCTGATACGCCGTGGGTGTGGGATGCGGAGAGGAACTTCAAGAGACTGAAAGAGGAGAACCCGGACCTGGTACAGGCTGCGAGGAGAGGTGCATCGGTGGTGGATCCCGAGGCTGGAATGAAGAAGATTGAAGAGACGCATGTGGTGAAGGAGGAAGTGGCGAAGTGA
- a CDS encoding UPF0587 protein yields MLAIAITAELEGVTDLQPEDTEQNPFYYTFKVQCTSCRETHPNWVSVSRFEQNEQSGSRGEANFVWRCKNCKREHSANIIDSPKSYPQQSPPKPQNILTIDCRGLEFVEFKPDGAWNATGMEKGTKFSDIDLTEGDWYDYDEKAGEEVSIKDIKWEICRA; encoded by the exons ATGCTAGCCATAGCCATTACAGCAGAGCTCGAAGG CGTCACGGATCTTCAACCAGAAGACACTGAGCAGAACCCATTCTACTACACATTCAAGGTGCAATGTACATCATGCCGCGAGACACATCCCAATTGGGTGTCCGTGAGCCGTTTT GAGCAAAACGAGCAGTCCGGCAGCAGAGGAGAAGCCAACTTCGTGTGGCGATGTAAGAACTGCAAG AGAGAACACTCGGCGAACATCATCGACTCGCCCAAGTCATATCCACAACAGAGCCCACCAAAGCCACAGAACATCCTCACCATTGACTGCAGAGGTCTCGAGTTCGTGGAATTCAAGCCAGAT GGCGCGTGGAATGCAACGGGCATGGAGAAAGGCACAAAGTTCTCTGATATCGACTTGACCGAGGGAGACTGGTACGACTACGATGAGAAGGCCGGCGAAGAGGTCAGCATCAAGGACATCAAATGGGAGATTTGCCGGGCATGA